From Chryseobacterium salivictor, a single genomic window includes:
- a CDS encoding lipopolysaccharide biosynthesis protein: MENIKSKVLSGLFWQYLQRFSTQGIQLLISIILARLLLPKDFGVIALIGVFITMSSVLIDSGFSNALIQKKEADNKDFSSVFILNLVLSLFLYSVLFFIAPWVAQFYEEPLLTPVLRVIGLTIVLNALTIIQTVVLSREMQFRKSFNINVVSTIISGFIGIGMAYSGYGVWSLVFSQLTARIVSTGLLWYYIRWKPALIFSLNRIKILFHYGSKILLGALFNTLYNNVYAIVIGKQYNSTVLGYYNRGALMPTLVVDSISNSLGAVMFPALSAHQNDKPAIKRMVKRMLQNSAAIVFFLMAVLIVIAEPLVSILLTDKWLPAVPYLQLVSITVAFYPLIAINASAITSVGKSGKYLQVTMISKLLSLALIVAAIPFGVYTMVVAGAVASFVSTFVSAWPSKAAIGYSAFEQWKDVLPIFILAIVSGLAAWPVSYLGLNHWVTLFAQSAITSLIYFTGAYLLKLQLLIDLQQLIKQRR, from the coding sequence GTGGAAAACATAAAAAGTAAAGTCCTTTCAGGCCTGTTCTGGCAATACCTTCAGCGTTTTAGTACGCAGGGTATTCAGCTTTTAATATCAATCATATTAGCCCGTCTTTTATTGCCTAAAGATTTTGGGGTGATAGCGTTGATAGGAGTATTTATCACTATGTCAAGTGTATTAATTGATAGTGGTTTTTCAAATGCGTTGATACAAAAGAAGGAGGCTGATAATAAGGATTTCAGTTCGGTATTTATATTGAATTTGGTATTGTCATTATTTCTGTATTCTGTCCTATTCTTTATTGCACCGTGGGTTGCTCAGTTTTATGAGGAACCTTTGTTGACGCCCGTACTGAGAGTTATTGGTTTGACCATTGTACTGAACGCACTCACCATCATACAGACGGTAGTGCTATCGCGGGAAATGCAATTTCGTAAAAGTTTCAATATTAATGTCGTCAGTACCATTATTTCTGGTTTCATTGGCATTGGTATGGCTTATAGTGGATATGGAGTATGGAGTTTAGTTTTCTCTCAACTTACTGCCAGGATTGTCAGCACTGGGTTGCTCTGGTATTATATTCGCTGGAAACCTGCGCTTATTTTTTCTTTAAACAGAATAAAAATCCTGTTTCATTATGGTTCGAAAATATTATTAGGGGCGCTTTTTAACACCCTGTATAATAATGTATATGCCATCGTAATAGGCAAGCAATACAATAGTACCGTTTTGGGCTATTATAACCGAGGTGCATTAATGCCCACTCTGGTGGTTGACAGCATATCCAATAGTTTGGGTGCAGTAATGTTTCCGGCGCTTTCGGCTCATCAGAATGATAAACCTGCCATAAAGCGCATGGTAAAGCGTATGCTGCAAAATAGTGCGGCCATCGTGTTTTTTTTAATGGCAGTACTTATTGTGATTGCGGAACCTCTAGTAAGTATTCTGCTTACCGATAAATGGCTGCCCGCTGTGCCCTATCTGCAGCTGGTAAGTATAACGGTTGCTTTTTATCCGCTGATTGCCATCAATGCTTCAGCCATTACCAGTGTCGGAAAAAGCGGCAAGTATCTTCAGGTTACAATGATAAGTAAACTGCTGTCATTGGCACTTATCGTAGCGGCGATTCCATTTGGGGTATACACTATGGTTGTTGCCGGTGCTGTAGCTTCTTTTGTTTCTACTTTTGTAAGTGCCTGGCCAAGCAAAGCTGCCATAGGATATTCTGCATTTGAACAATGGAAAGATGTGTTGCCTATTTTTATTTTGGCAATAGTATCTGGTTTAGCAGCCTGGCCGGTAAGTTATTTGGGATTAAATCACTGGGTTACACTGTTTGCACAAAGTGCAATTACATCACTGATCTATTTCACGGGGGCTTATTTATTAAAGTTACAATTGCTGATTGATTTGCAGCAATTAATCAAACAGAGAAGATAG
- a CDS encoding glycosyltransferase family protein, with product MKLKVLLVSRNAWDNKAGNTYSNFFQEFKPGQLAQVYCRDELPDNELCENYFCISENKLIKSLFSKQNVGAVLKKNEAAENIELQKAAESGNKLYGFFRNHRFTLLLWLRELIWLSENWKSEELDKFIREFNPDVIYTDAHDTFYTYRVLHYVRKVANAPYVMFHADDHLTYRKFSLSPLFWINRFMLRQYVKKAIKQAAINYCIIDEQRTIYNRIVPNAYKILNKCADFSGDYKEEEIHKPVKMIYAGNLHLGRWKTLQKLAEAIKVINKDSSKIHLDIYTGKSVTEAKLNKIKIDSAITLHDFIPYEQLIEIQKKSDILLHVESFDLKEKLLTFLSFSTKIVDFFEMGKCILAIGWKESAPIKYLLEKDAAVIVSEYDDILNKLNSFVENPEIIREYSRKSYNCGKAFHSKEKMLGMFKNDLIKIAETKPDEN from the coding sequence ATGAAGTTAAAAGTCCTTTTAGTTTCCCGCAATGCCTGGGATAACAAAGCCGGAAATACCTATAGTAATTTTTTCCAGGAATTTAAACCGGGTCAGTTGGCTCAGGTATATTGCCGTGATGAGTTACCAGACAACGAGTTGTGCGAAAATTACTTTTGTATATCCGAAAACAAACTGATAAAATCGCTTTTCAGTAAGCAAAATGTGGGTGCTGTTTTAAAAAAAAATGAAGCCGCTGAAAACATTGAATTGCAAAAAGCTGCAGAAAGCGGCAACAAATTGTATGGGTTCTTTCGCAATCACCGTTTTACCCTACTGCTATGGCTTCGGGAATTAATATGGCTTTCCGAAAATTGGAAAAGTGAAGAACTGGATAAATTTATCAGGGAATTTAATCCGGATGTTATTTATACTGATGCTCATGATACATTCTATACGTACAGGGTGCTGCATTATGTCCGGAAAGTGGCCAATGCACCCTATGTAATGTTTCATGCTGATGACCACCTCACTTACCGTAAATTTTCTTTAAGCCCGCTGTTCTGGATCAATCGTTTTATGCTGCGCCAATATGTTAAGAAAGCCATCAAACAAGCCGCAATTAATTATTGTATTATTGATGAACAGCGTACCATTTACAACAGAATTGTACCCAATGCCTATAAAATATTGAATAAATGTGCCGACTTTAGTGGCGACTATAAAGAAGAGGAAATTCATAAACCGGTAAAAATGATTTATGCCGGTAATTTGCATCTTGGCCGCTGGAAGACTTTGCAAAAACTTGCAGAAGCAATAAAAGTGATCAATAAGGACAGTAGTAAAATTCACCTGGATATCTACACCGGAAAGTCGGTAACCGAGGCAAAACTAAATAAGATAAAAATTGACAGTGCAATTACGCTACACGATTTTATTCCTTACGAACAATTAATTGAAATTCAAAAAAAATCCGACATTCTGTTACATGTAGAATCGTTTGATCTTAAAGAAAAATTACTAACCTTTCTTTCGTTCTCCACCAAAATTGTCGATTTCTTTGAAATGGGTAAATGCATACTGGCCATTGGCTGGAAAGAGTCGGCACCTATAAAATATCTTCTGGAAAAGGATGCAGCCGTAATCGTTTCAGAATATGATGATATATTGAATAAATTAAATTCATTTGTTGAAAATCCAGAAATTATTCGAGAATACAGCAGAAAATCATACAACTGTGGCAAAGCATTTCATTCCAAAGAAAAAATGTTGGGAATGTTCAAAAACGATTTAATAAAAATAGCAGAAACAAAACCGGATGAAAATTAA
- a CDS encoding glycosyltransferase family 4 protein, whose translation MRILHVINIYFSLSYLGNQFKYFSGKGYKQFLICSPSKELEKYSKEQNIESLQLKINRSISIFQDLYAVIRTCIYIRKNKIDIIVGHTPKGALIAMLSGFIMRVPKRTYYRHGRVYETMTGVKRKLMILIENLTSFCATDIVVVSNYLYQKGIDDQLNSVEKQIVLGKGTCGGIDTVEKFNPLSIDFNESRKYMNKYGLESTDFVIGFCGRMVKDKGIIEFVEAFNILQKKYPERKIKLLLVGDYEERDALPQSTINEIKNNHDIIRTGFIFDKIEYFYSLMDLFVLPSYREGFGMALIEASAMGIPVLGTDHTGCMDALINNKTGYYINNSVKGIVEGVDKILNHPDPKLLGENGRQFVTANFENLKLWSEIETKLYL comes from the coding sequence ATGAGAATTTTACATGTTATAAATATCTATTTCTCACTATCTTATTTAGGCAATCAGTTTAAATATTTTTCAGGAAAAGGCTATAAGCAATTTCTCATTTGCAGTCCTTCTAAAGAACTTGAAAAATACAGCAAAGAACAGAATATTGAGTCTCTTCAGTTAAAAATAAATAGAAGTATCTCAATATTTCAGGACTTATATGCTGTAATTAGAACATGTATCTACATAAGAAAAAACAAAATAGATATCATAGTTGGCCACACTCCCAAAGGAGCATTAATTGCGATGCTTTCTGGATTTATAATGAGAGTACCAAAACGGACTTATTACCGTCATGGCCGTGTTTACGAAACGATGACGGGAGTAAAAAGAAAATTGATGATTTTGATAGAAAATCTTACCTCCTTTTGTGCTACTGATATTGTAGTGGTAAGTAATTACCTTTATCAAAAAGGTATAGATGATCAATTGAATTCAGTAGAAAAACAAATAGTATTGGGTAAAGGCACGTGTGGAGGTATTGATACGGTTGAAAAATTCAATCCACTTTCAATTGACTTCAACGAATCTCGAAAATACATGAATAAATATGGTTTAGAATCTACGGATTTTGTGATTGGTTTTTGTGGCCGTATGGTTAAGGATAAAGGCATCATTGAATTTGTTGAAGCATTTAATATCTTACAGAAAAAATATCCGGAAAGAAAAATAAAACTGCTTTTAGTTGGCGATTATGAAGAAAGAGATGCATTGCCACAATCTACCATTAATGAAATAAAAAATAATCACGATATCATACGTACTGGGTTCATTTTTGATAAAATTGAATACTTCTATTCACTGATGGATCTTTTTGTGTTGCCTTCCTATAGAGAAGGATTTGGAATGGCACTGATAGAAGCATCTGCCATGGGTATTCCTGTCCTTGGCACTGATCACACCGGATGTATGGATGCGCTGATCAATAATAAAACGGGTTATTATATAAACAATTCAGTAAAAGGTATTGTAGAAGGTGTTGATAAAATTTTAAATCACCCTGATCCCAAACTTTTAGGAGAAAATGGCAGACAGTTTGTAACTGCAAATTTTGAAAATTTAAAACTTTGGTCCGAAATTGAGACAAAATTATATCTGTGA
- a CDS encoding MraY family glycosyltransferase produces the protein MEYPIVLIALLLCIQLYFAIAKKYNIVDKPNERSSHTRITLRGGGMIFPIAYLLFMGYEVLFNHYAFYLDNAPIPNFWLFGLGLLLICAVSFIDDIIDLSSKIRLIFHFISVTLLLYFLNAFKLLPFWAIPMCYILIIGILNAYNFMDGINGISGLYSVVLLGSLWFVNQYLVEFVTPDFIIYPIMAAVVFLYFNFRKRARCFLGDIGSMGIAFWILALLGLLIIKTGELKYLLFLTVYGIDVISTIAERLRLKEDIFKPHRRHLYQLFANEQQVDHRLISFAYALLQVVICGIIIKEDRLGLWLFPLIALPLMVLYLILKYRLKNTSTM, from the coding sequence ATGGAATACCCAATCGTACTTATTGCTCTACTTCTCTGCATTCAGCTTTATTTCGCCATCGCGAAAAAATACAACATCGTCGACAAACCCAATGAACGAAGTTCCCACACCCGCATTACCCTGCGCGGTGGCGGGATGATTTTTCCCATTGCCTACCTGCTTTTTATGGGCTATGAAGTGCTGTTCAACCACTATGCATTTTACCTGGATAATGCGCCCATTCCTAATTTCTGGCTCTTCGGTCTGGGACTCTTATTGATCTGTGCCGTCAGCTTTATTGATGACATCATCGATCTGTCGAGTAAAATCCGGCTGATCTTCCATTTCATTTCGGTCACCTTACTGCTTTATTTTTTAAATGCATTCAAATTACTCCCTTTTTGGGCTATTCCAATGTGTTATATCCTCATCATCGGCATCCTCAATGCCTATAATTTCATGGATGGGATTAACGGGATATCAGGACTTTACAGTGTCGTATTGCTGGGTTCCCTATGGTTTGTCAATCAATATCTGGTAGAATTTGTTACACCGGATTTCATCATTTATCCCATTATGGCGGCGGTCGTTTTTCTCTATTTCAATTTCCGGAAAAGAGCCAGATGCTTTCTCGGAGACATTGGGAGCATGGGCATCGCATTTTGGATCCTGGCGCTGCTCGGCTTATTGATCATTAAAACCGGTGAATTGAAATACCTGCTTTTTCTTACCGTGTATGGTATTGATGTGATTTCAACCATTGCAGAACGGCTAAGACTGAAAGAAGACATTTTCAAACCCCACCGCAGACATCTGTACCAGCTTTTTGCCAATGAACAGCAGGTCGATCACCGGCTCATCAGTTTTGCCTACGCACTTTTACAGGTCGTCATCTGCGGCATCATCATCAAAGAAGACCGTTTGGGCCTGTGGTTATTTCCGCTCATAGCACTGCCATTGATGGTGTTATACCTTATATTGAAATACCGATTAAAAAACACCTCCACCATGTAA
- a CDS encoding dipeptidase, producing the protein MNQPVIDLHCDLLSYLTQPDSHLYNTEDIGCAIPYLKKGNVKLQVMALFAAVEEKSHQFGLKQSEIFRDLNTQENELYRFEKKHLGNFTTAEKIGMIAAVESGSAFCDENITLKQGFENLEKIIANVGNLLYISFTHHAENRFGGGNCSAAGLKNDGKAMIDYLHNRNIAIDFSHTGDALAYDILNYISKENISVPIIASHSNYRPVFDHPRNLPDEVAQEIIHRKGLIGLNFVRAFVNPEKAHRLNDHLAHGIELGGENAVCYGADYFYTKRHPDQSRIPFYFAEHGNAARYPEINTAFEKQFGAWQTGKISSQNALDFIKRLWK; encoded by the coding sequence ATGAATCAACCCGTTATCGATCTCCATTGCGATCTCCTCTCCTATTTAACCCAGCCGGATTCGCACCTTTACAATACCGAAGATATCGGTTGCGCCATTCCTTACTTAAAAAAAGGAAATGTGAAATTACAGGTTATGGCCCTCTTTGCAGCAGTTGAAGAAAAGAGCCATCAGTTTGGTTTAAAGCAAAGTGAAATTTTCCGGGATTTAAATACCCAGGAAAATGAATTATACCGTTTTGAAAAAAAGCATCTGGGCAATTTCACCACCGCCGAAAAAATTGGAATGATTGCCGCAGTTGAAAGTGGCTCCGCATTTTGCGATGAAAATATCACGTTGAAACAGGGATTTGAAAATCTGGAAAAAATCATCGCAAATGTTGGAAACCTCCTTTACATCAGTTTTACGCACCACGCAGAAAACAGGTTTGGCGGTGGAAACTGCTCCGCAGCGGGTTTAAAAAATGACGGAAAAGCAATGATCGATTACCTGCATAACAGAAACATTGCCATCGATTTTTCGCATACTGGTGATGCTTTGGCGTATGACATCCTCAATTATATTTCTAAAGAAAACATCAGTGTTCCCATCATAGCAAGTCACTCCAACTACCGTCCGGTTTTTGACCATCCGCGGAATCTGCCGGATGAGGTAGCCCAAGAAATCATTCACCGGAAAGGATTGATTGGTCTCAACTTCGTGCGCGCTTTCGTGAATCCGGAAAAAGCACACCGTTTAAATGACCATCTGGCACACGGAATTGAACTGGGCGGCGAAAATGCAGTCTGTTACGGCGCCGATTATTTTTACACCAAAAGGCATCCGGATCAGTCGAGGATTCCGTTTTATTTTGCGGAGCACGGAAATGCGGCTCGTTATCCGGAAATCAACACAGCCTTTGAAAAGCAGTTTGGCGCCTGGCAGACCGGTAAAATAAGCAGCCAGAATGCGCTGGATTTTATTAAACGTCTTTGGAAATAG
- a CDS encoding nucleoside deaminase, with product MAQKLKDNDEKYLRRCLELSSEAVTAGDEAFGSVLVNKNGEIIAEARNRVNEKTVLAHPEIELAYWAAEHLSDEERAKTTLYTTGEHCPMCSAAHGWVGLGPLVYLSSAKQLGEWQKQYNFPAAPVNFLPAEDIIKNTEVRGPAIGQLLEEIKMLHQKVWAKK from the coding sequence ATGGCTCAGAAATTAAAAGATAATGACGAAAAATATTTACGCAGATGTCTGGAGCTTTCCAGCGAAGCCGTAACAGCAGGAGATGAAGCCTTCGGGTCCGTTTTAGTAAATAAAAACGGAGAAATTATTGCCGAAGCCCGGAACCGGGTAAATGAAAAAACCGTTCTAGCACATCCTGAAATTGAGCTGGCATACTGGGCTGCAGAGCATTTATCGGATGAAGAAAGAGCAAAAACAACCCTGTACACCACAGGAGAACACTGTCCCATGTGTTCTGCCGCGCACGGATGGGTGGGCTTGGGTCCTTTGGTATATTTGAGTTCCGCAAAGCAACTCGGTGAATGGCAGAAGCAGTATAATTTTCCGGCTGCACCTGTTAATTTTTTACCGGCAGAAGATATCATTAAAAATACAGAAGTTCGCGGTCCGGCCATAGGTCAATTATTAGAAGAGATCAAAATGCTGCATCAGAAAGTCTGGGCCAAAAAATAA
- a CDS encoding aminopeptidase P family protein, whose translation MTSSEKIVALRQKMSENNIDAFIIYSADPHMSEYLPAEWQERSWLSGFTGSAGFVVITHSKAGLWTDGRYFVQAPIELQGSGIELFKEGMEGTPNYIDWINSEIPENGTVAVNAIATSHANWELLSEKLAAKGNKLVDLPLLKDIWTNRNPDAKKNPIFVQPVERAGKSVTDKLVDIRNKMQELGASVHVISSLDDVAWTLNLRGSDVESNPVFLGYIILTKNEAKLYVDLEKLEVESRKQLDDACVKMLPYEEFYNDLKNISDEQILVSPNSNQLIFEALKNNNTFIKAPVPGNLMKAIKNETELQGFRTVMQRDGVAMVKFLYWLTHQAGKEPMTEYSIGEKLRGFRAEGKNFVGESFGSIVGYKENGAIMHYSAKREGSKAVTNEATILVDSGGQYLEGTTDITRTFALGTASDEFRHNCTLALKGLIQLSMVKFPKGTRGVQLDAFARMALWQEGKDYNHGTGHGVGSFMNVHEGPQNIRKDMNPQELIPGMVLSNEPGYYYDYHYGIRHENLIAVKEVETTDFGTFYEFETLTICPFDKNVIATELLTDPERNWLNTYHDWCREKLENDLEGEIKSWFLEQVKPL comes from the coding sequence ATGACCTCATCAGAAAAAATAGTGGCCCTTCGCCAAAAAATGTCAGAAAATAATATCGATGCTTTTATTATCTATTCTGCGGATCCTCACATGAGTGAATATTTACCAGCGGAATGGCAGGAAAGAAGCTGGCTTTCGGGCTTCACCGGATCAGCGGGCTTCGTGGTTATTACCCACAGTAAAGCCGGTTTATGGACCGACGGAAGATATTTTGTACAGGCGCCCATAGAATTACAAGGTTCCGGAATTGAGCTTTTCAAAGAAGGAATGGAAGGCACGCCAAATTATATCGACTGGATTAATTCTGAGATCCCGGAAAACGGAACTGTTGCCGTCAATGCCATCGCAACTTCTCATGCAAACTGGGAACTGCTTTCTGAAAAATTAGCCGCAAAAGGAAATAAACTGGTGGATTTGCCTTTGCTGAAAGACATTTGGACCAACAGAAATCCGGACGCTAAAAAGAATCCCATTTTTGTACAGCCCGTTGAAAGAGCCGGAAAATCGGTCACCGACAAATTGGTCGACATCCGTAATAAGATGCAGGAACTGGGCGCTTCGGTGCACGTGATTTCCAGTTTAGATGATGTGGCCTGGACTTTAAATTTAAGAGGAAGCGATGTAGAATCCAATCCGGTCTTTTTGGGATATATTATTCTGACGAAAAATGAAGCAAAACTTTACGTTGATTTAGAAAAATTAGAGGTGGAATCCAGAAAGCAGTTGGATGATGCCTGTGTGAAGATGCTTCCTTATGAAGAGTTTTACAACGATTTGAAAAATATCAGCGACGAACAGATCCTGGTTTCGCCCAACAGCAATCAACTGATTTTCGAAGCTTTAAAAAACAACAATACTTTTATTAAAGCACCCGTTCCTGGAAATTTAATGAAAGCAATTAAAAATGAAACCGAACTCCAGGGTTTCAGAACTGTGATGCAGAGAGATGGAGTAGCGATGGTGAAATTCCTTTACTGGCTGACTCACCAAGCCGGAAAAGAACCGATGACTGAATATTCAATCGGTGAAAAACTGAGAGGATTCCGGGCGGAAGGGAAAAACTTCGTTGGTGAAAGTTTCGGCAGTATCGTGGGTTACAAAGAAAACGGTGCGATCATGCACTATTCTGCAAAAAGAGAAGGCAGCAAAGCAGTTACGAATGAGGCTACGATTCTCGTGGATTCAGGCGGCCAGTATCTGGAAGGAACCACTGATATCACCCGGACTTTCGCCCTGGGAACCGCTTCGGATGAATTCAGGCACAATTGTACTTTGGCGTTAAAAGGATTGATCCAGCTTTCGATGGTGAAATTTCCGAAAGGAACCCGTGGCGTACAGCTTGATGCTTTTGCGAGGATGGCGCTTTGGCAGGAAGGGAAAGATTACAACCACGGAACCGGACATGGCGTAGGCAGCTTTATGAATGTTCACGAAGGTCCGCAAAATATCCGGAAAGACATGAACCCGCAGGAACTGATTCCGGGAATGGTTTTGTCGAATGAACCCGGCTACTACTATGATTACCATTACGGAATCCGGCATGAAAACCTCATCGCTGTAAAAGAAGTGGAAACCACAGATTTCGGGACGTTCTACGAATTTGAAACCTTAACCATCTGTCCGTTCGACAAAAACGTGATTGCCACGGAATTATTAACTGATCCCGAAAGAAACTGGCTCAACACATACCATGACTGGTGCAGGGAAAAATTAGAAAATGATTTGGAAGGCGAAATTAAATCATGGTTTTTGGAACAGGTAAAACCCCTATAA